The candidate division WOR-3 bacterium nucleotide sequence ACCCTGTCCGGCGGACTCGACTCGAATGCCCTACAGAAACCGAAGAAATTCTTCGGAGCCGCCCGCGCCGTCGAAGAAGGCGGTTCGTTGACAATCATCGCAACCGCGCTGGTCGAGACCGGCTCGCGTATGGACGAGGTAATCTTCGAGGAATTCAAAGGTACCGGCAACATGGAGCTAATCCTCGACCGCAAGCTTGCCGACCGTCGCATCTTCCCGGCCATTGACCTGCAACGCTCCGGCACCCGCAAGGAAGAGCTGCTTCTGTCCGAGTTCGAACTCAACCGCATCTGGGTAATGCGTAAACTTCTGGCCGAGCTGAATCCGGTAGAAATGATGGAGTTCGTGCTTGACAAGATGCGGCTGACCCGCAACAATAAGGAGTTTCTGGAAGCAATGAGCGAGAAATAACCATGAAAGAAAAAATCCACCCGAACTACGTGGACTGCGTTATCACCTGCGCTTGCGGCAATGTCGTAAAGACCCGCTCGACCAAACCCAAGCTGGATGTAGATATCTGCTCCGCCTGCCACCCGTTTTTCACCGGCAAGCGTAAGCTCGTTGACACTGCCGGCCGGGTTGAGAAATTCCGGCGCAAGTATGGCGAAGCCGTACCGGCAAAACGTCCGCGCCGGACCGCGGCACCCAAAGCCAAGGCACCGGAAGAGAAGATAGAGGCCAAGGAAGAAAAGCCGACCGTCAAGTAACTAACCGTGGCCGAGCCGCTCCAGACCGTGGCCGACCGGCTGGCCAAGCTCAAGGAGTTCCTTTGAGCTTGACCGTCGGCGTTCCGAGCAGCAGAGCCTGACAACAGAAAGCAGCCATCCGGACTTCTGGCAGAATCCGGCCCGGGCTCAGGAAGTAATGCGTCGCATTTCGTCTAACGCCGACATTATCGAACGGGTCGAACGCCTAGAACAAGACGTAAGAGATGCGGCTGAGCTCCAGGAACTCTTCCGGTCTGACGAAAACGTCTCGGCCGAACTTACCGCACATCTCGAAAGAGTCGCCCGCGAATTGAACGCGCTCGAAGAGCGGGCAATGTTCAATTCGCCTGAGGACGCCCGCGGAGCAATCGTCTCCTTCCACCCGGGTGCTGGCGGAGTTGATTCGTCAGACTGGGCTGAAATGCTTTTCCGGATGTGCACACGTTACGCAGAGAACCAGGGTCTCTCCTGTCGCGTTCTTGACTTCCAGCCCGCAGAGGAGGCCGGTATCCGCGACGCCACTGTCGAAGTTACCGGCCCGTATGCCTACGGGCTCCTCAAGTCCGAGGCCGGAGTTCACCGTCTCGTGCGCATCTCGCCCTTTGACGGCAACCAGCGACGTCACACAAGCTTTGCGGCGATTTCGGTCCTACCTGAAATCGAAGAAGTGGAAGTCGAAATCAATCCCAACGACCTGAAGATCGACACCTTTCGCGCCGGCGGCCACGGCGGCCAGAACGTCAACAAAGTCAGCTCCGCGGTCAGAATTACACATCTGCCAACCGGCATTACAGTCACCTGCCAGAACGAACGCTCCCAGTTTCAGAACCGGCAAAACGCCCTGAAGATTCTCCGCGCCCGGCTCTATGATCGTCTGAAGCAGGAGCAGGATGAAAAACGCCGCAAGTTCGAAGAAGCCAAGACTGAAATCGCCTGGGGTCACCAGATCCGCTCATACGTGTTCTTCCCCTATCAGCTAGTGAAGGACCACCGTACTGGCGTGGAAACCCACGACGTCGAGGCGGTAATGAATGGACATATCGAACAATTCGTTCACGCATTTCTAACACAGATACCGCGCCGACAGACCGGGGTCGAATGTTAGATGCCTGTCGGACAGTAGTAGGGTGACAACGAAGGATGGCTGACCAGGCCCGAAAATCTTCACTTGACAAGACACCCTAGATGTGTATTACAATGCCCGAATCCTGAGATGATCAGAGAGGAAAGCTAACCAACAGGAGGAAACGTGAGAGTGACGATTGACCAGGAACTGTGCACCGGCTGCGAGCTGTGCGTCGGAACCTGTCCGGACCTGTTTGAGATAGCCGAAGAGACCGCAAGACCCAAGGTCGACATTGTGCCGGAAGGCGCAGAAGAGTGCGCTCGCCAGGCGGCCGAGGACTGTCCGGTTTCGGCCATCAAACTCGAAGAATAACAGAACGCGGACGAACATCTTCTACCTCCTCAACCCAGAGCGGCGATAGACGTAGCCGGGAGCTTGCTCCGTACTATCGGGGCGGCGATGCCAATCCCGCTACAGCGTGACGCTAGCGGCGGCGGATGGCCGCATCTAGAGCCTTACGTGCCCGTCCCAGCGCAGCCTCGAATCCACTGACCACTAGTCGCCGCTTACCGTCAAGAGCTTCTTCTCTAAGCACCCGGCCCGAATCACGCACGAGACTAATAAGGTCCCAGCGCGTGTCCGGAATTGTGAAAGTGCGCGTCCTCATTTGGCGCCGAACTCTACCCAGCAGTTCACGCTTGAGTTCCTGGATGCCGAGACCGGTCTTACCCGAAACAAACTGGGCCCCGGCATAGTTGCGCCTGAGCCGATCCAGCACTGCGTCATCAAACACCCGGTCCACCTTTGAAAAAACAACCAGCACCGGCTTATCCTTCGCACCGACTTCGGCTAGAGTATCGTTTACCGCATCAATCTGTCTTTCCAGGTGTTCCTCGGTCGCATCTGCGACGTGGAGTAGCAGGTCAGCCTCGCGGACTTCGGCGAGCGTCGAACGAAAGCTTGCAACGAGCTGATGCGGCAGGCTGCGTATGAATCCGACAGTATCGGTGAGTACCACTCGAACGTGCGGATCAAGGTCTAGTGGCTTGGTGTTTGGGTCCAGCGTTGCAAACAGACGGTTCGATACCATTACACCAGCGTTGGTGAGCTGATTGAACAACGTTGACTTGCCGGCATTGGTGTACCCGACAAGCACAACCTGGAACAGTTCCTGCCGCCGCCGGCGCTGGGTCTCCCGCTCTCGATCTATCCGACTAAGAGAATGACGAAGACTAGCGATGCGGTGCCTGATGCGGCGTCGGTCAACCTCAAGCTGCGTCTCGCCGGGGCCACGCGCACCGATGCCGCCTTTGATGCCGCCGAGCCGCGACATCTCGGCCCCGAATCCTGTCAATCGGCTCTGCCGGTACTCAAGTTGAGCAAGCTCAACCTGGATCT carries:
- the rpmE gene encoding 50S ribosomal protein L31 codes for the protein MKEKIHPNYVDCVITCACGNVVKTRSTKPKLDVDICSACHPFFTGKRKLVDTAGRVEKFRRKYGEAVPAKRPRRTAAPKAKAPEEKIEAKEEKPTVK
- the hflX gene encoding GTPase HflX, which codes for MTGNLDRREARWPAASVTDEQTSFVNRALLIGLATSSKLRWAKVDSLEELSALARTAGGIVVEKLVQVRPRPDPATFVGSGMVEQLRQLCRQHLIDLLIFDDELTPTQQRNLEAAVGVRVVDRTALILDIFAIHARTAEAKIQVELAQLEYRQSRLTGFGAEMSRLGGIKGGIGARGPGETQLEVDRRRIRHRIASLRHSLSRIDRERETQRRRRQELFQVVLVGYTNAGKSTLFNQLTNAGVMVSNRLFATLDPNTKPLDLDPHVRVVLTDTVGFIRSLPHQLVASFRSTLAEVREADLLLHVADATEEHLERQIDAVNDTLAEVGAKDKPVLVVFSKVDRVFDDAVLDRLRRNYAGAQFVSGKTGLGIQELKRELLGRVRRQMRTRTFTIPDTRWDLISLVRDSGRVLREEALDGKRRLVVSGFEAALGRARKALDAAIRRR
- a CDS encoding ferredoxin, with the translated sequence MRVTIDQELCTGCELCVGTCPDLFEIAEETARPKVDIVPEGAEECARQAAEDCPVSAIKLEE
- the prfB gene encoding peptide chain release factor 2 (programmed frameshift) translates to MAEPLQTVADRLAKLKEFLELDRRRSEQQSLTTESSHPDFWQNPARAQEVMRRISSNADIIERVERLEQDVRDAAELQELFRSDENVSAELTAHLERVARELNALEERAMFNSPEDARGAIVSFHPGAGGVDSSDWAEMLFRMCTRYAENQGLSCRVLDFQPAEEAGIRDATVEVTGPYAYGLLKSEAGVHRLVRISPFDGNQRRHTSFAAISVLPEIEEVEVEINPNDLKIDTFRAGGHGGQNVNKVSSAVRITHLPTGITVTCQNERSQFQNRQNALKILRARLYDRLKQEQDEKRRKFEEAKTEIAWGHQIRSYVFFPYQLVKDHRTGVETHDVEAVMNGHIEQFVHAFLTQIPRRQTGVEC